From Medicago truncatula cultivar Jemalong A17 chromosome 7, MtrunA17r5.0-ANR, whole genome shotgun sequence, a single genomic window includes:
- the LOC120577070 gene encoding cation/H(+) antiporter 15, protein MLPLETVGALTLVYYVFLVGLEVDLKPITRFYYNKKAMVVAIAGVGFTLPVGAGLYYLLVTDMGHKSLPHSDSDKHMRGAIFWGMTLSCSSEFPEVAKILSDLKLLLTENGQLALTSSLINDLLSWTLLLMVLTQLYYASFWSLLVVLAFELVCFYLVHPFANWLIKKVGNGDREFVETQVVILLHMVLVIGSISHGLGAHSITGAFFLGVIIPKGALNNAVQDKVFDFVSAFMMPLFFLIVGERTIIQDLALDTHWLTVVIVIVLAFLVKMVFVFVVSWLYQMPLLEGLSLALLMNTKGTMPLIILYTAMDSLFDQLSSDPYKKEKKRK, encoded by the coding sequence ATGTTACCATTAGAGACAGTGGGAGCATTAACACTTGTTTACTATGTGTTCTTGGTTGGCTTAGAAGTAGACTTGAAACCAATCACAAGGTTTTACTACAATAAGAAAGCAATGGTTGTTGCAATTGCTGGTGTAGGCTTCACTTTACCAGTTGGTGCTGGCTTATACTACCTTCTTGTAACCGACATGGGTCATAAATCGTTGCCACATTCAGATAGTGACAAACACATGAGAGGTGCAATATTTTGGGGAATGACACTTTCTTGCAGTAGTGAGTTCCCTGAAGTTGCTAAAATCCTTTCAGATTTAAAGCTTCTGCTAACAGAAAATGGACAATTGGCTTTAACTTCATCGTTGATTAATGACTTGTTATCTTGGACACTCCTTTTGATGGTTCTAACGCAATTATATTATGCTTCTTTTTGGTCACTACTTGTCGTCCTCGCATTTGAGTTggtatgtttttatttggtCCATCCTTTTGCTAATTGGCTTATTAAAAAAGTTGGAAATGGTGATCGCGAGTTTGTTGAGACACAAgtggtgattcttcttcatatGGTTTTGGTCATTGGATCAATCTCACATGGTTTAGGTGCACATTCAATAACCGGTGCTTTCTTTTTAGGAGTTATTATCCCAAAGGGTGCACTTAACAATGCAGTTCAAGATAAGGTTTTCGATTTTGTGTCTGCATTCATGATGCCACTGTTTTTTCTCATTGTTGGGGAGAGAACTATTATTCAAGATTTGGCTTTAGACACACATTGGTTAACCGTTGTGATTGTTATTGTGTTGGCTTTCTTGGTAAAAATGGTGTTTGTATTTGTAGTTTCTTGGTTATATCAGATGCCACTTTTGGAAGGATTGTCCCTTGCACTCCTCATGAACACTAAAGGGACAATGCCACTAATCATTTTA